Proteins from a single region of Sesamum indicum cultivar Zhongzhi No. 13 linkage group LG5, S_indicum_v1.0, whole genome shotgun sequence:
- the LOC105162387 gene encoding leucine-rich repeat receptor-like protein kinase TDR codes for MAHMEIGYNSYEGGIPWQFGNMSELKYLDVADANISGPIPNQLSNLTKLESLFLFRNQLSGKIPWEFSKILALKSLDLSDNLLSGPIPDSFSELKNLRLLSLMYNDLSGPVPQGIAKLPELDTLLIWNNYFTGSLPEDLGRFSRLKHLDVSTNYFVGRIPPDICAGGELLKLILFSNNFTGGLFPALSNCSSLVRLRLEDNQFSGDISLQFANLPYISYVDLSRNRFTGGIPADIAQASGLQYFNVSNNPELGGIIPIKIWSLPYLENFSMVSCGLSGNIPPFQYCKSVSVIELRMNNLSGDIPESVSNCKQLLRMDLADNNLTGPIPVELASLPVISNLDLSHNSFNGPIPAKFGSSSSLKLLNVSYNNISGSIPSNKTFRTMDQSAFLGNPKLCGAPLRPCHHENGISNGLQLGSRRAQKLAWVLILCAVIVLFIVAAVFGVLYLKRGSKGQWKMIAFNGLPQFTAKDVLRSFNYVEGLETLPTLPDSISKVVLPTGITVSAKKIEWEQKEMKVMLQILTRTGNTRHKNLTRLLGVCYNNHVAYLLYDYLPNGNLAEKIRMRRDWETKCKIVTGIARALCFLHHDCCPAIPHGNLKASNVLFDENMEPHLAEYGLTLIIGSSNIPQKETGGYRASISVELHMDVYNFGELILEVLTNGRLANALETARNTQREDLVREVAVENGIVHSSLFQDEVNSAIEVALLCTKSRPSDRPSMQEALKLLSTGLKSTTNGRALGTQGHKA; via the exons ATGGCCCACATGGAGATTGGTTACAACTCATATGAAGGTGGGATTCCATGGCAGTTTGGGAACATGAGTGAGCTCAAGTATCTTGACGTTGCAGATGCCAACATTTCTGGCCCAATCCCAAATCAACTCAGCAACCTCACCAAACTTGAGTCACTTTTCTTGTTCAGAAATCAGCTCAGTGGAAAGATTCCATGGGAGTTCAGCAAAATCTTGGCTCTCAAAAGCTTGGATCTCTCGGACAACCTGCTTTCTGGTCCAATTCCAGACAGTTTCTCAGAGCTGAAGAATCTGAGGTTGCTGAGTTTAATGTATAATGACTTGTCTGGCCCTGTCCCTCAGGGTATTGCTAAGCTTCCAGAACTTGATACTCTCCTCATATGGAACAATTACTTCACAGGGTCACTGCCAGAGGACTTGGGAAGATTCTCAAGACTCAAGCATCTTGATGTTTCAACTAATTACTTTGTTGGTAGAATCCCACCTGATATATGTGCTGGAGGTGAATTGCTCAAGCTGATCCTGTTCTCAAATAACTTCACTGGAGGGCTGTTTCCAGCTCTCTCCAACTGTTCCTCCCTCGTTCGCCTTCGGCTCGAAGATAATCAATTTTCAGGTGATATATCTCTACAGTTTGCCAATCTTCCATACATTTCATACGTGGACCTGTCAAGAAACAGGTTTACAGGAGGGATTCCCGCTGATATTGCTCAGGCTTCAGGGCTTCAGTACTTCAATGTGTCTAATAATCCAGAACTTGGAGGGATAATACCAATTAAGATATGGTCTCTGCCTTATCTTGAGAACTTTTCCATGGTTTCTTGTGGTTTATCAGGCAACATTCCGCCATTTCAGTACTGTAAATCAGTTTCTGTTATTGAATTGAGAATGAACAACTTATCAGGAGATATCCCAGAAAGTGTATCCAATTGTAAGCAGCTTCTGAGGATGGACTTAGCTGATAATAACTTGACAGGTCCAATCCCGGTGGAGCTTGCTAGCCTCCCGGTTATTAGCAATTTAGATCTTTCGCATAACAGTTTCAACGGCCCAATTCCAGCAAAATTTGGGAGCTCTTCAAGCTTGAAACTTCTTAATGTGTCCTATAACAACATCTCAGGTTCGATTCCTTCAAACAAGACTTTCAGAACAATGGATCAGAGTGCGTTTTTGGGCAATCCGAAGCTCTGTGGAGCACCTCTGAGACCTTGTCATCATGAAAATGGGATTTCAAATGGGCTGCAACTAGGAAGCAGAAGAGCACAAAAGTTAGCATGGGTTCTCATACTATGTGCAGTCATAGTTTTGTTCATTGTGGCTGCAGTCTTTGGGGTACTATACTTGAAAAGAGGAAGTAAAGGGCAGTGGAAAATGATCGCTTTTAACGGACTTCCTCAGTTTACCGCTAAGGATGTTTTGAGGAGCTTCAATTATGTGGAAGGCCTGGAGACACTGCCCACATTGCCAGACTCAATAAGCAAAGTAGTTTTACCCACAGGAATTACCGTTTCTGCTAAGAAGATAGAGTGGGAAcagaaagaaatgaaagttATGCTGCAAATTTTGACTAGGACAGGGAACACAAGGCATAAGAATTTGACGAGATTGCTGGGAGTTTGCTACAATAACCATGTTGCTTATCTGTTGTATGATTACCTGCCTAACGGCAACTTAGCAGAAAAGATCAGGATGAGGAGGGACTGGGAAACCAAGTGCAAAATAGTAACTGGGATTGCAAGGGCGCTATGCTTCCTTCATCATGACTGTTGTCCGGCTATTCCTCATGGGAATCTGAAGGCAAGCAACGTACTTTTCGATGAAAATATGGAACCCCATTTGGCTGAATATGGACTCACTCTGATCATTGGGTCGAGTAATATTCCTCAAAAGGAGACAG GCGGATACCGAGCATCCATATCCGTGGAACTTCACATGGATGTATACAATTTTGGAGAACTCATTCTTGAGGTCTTAACAAACGGTAGACTGGCAAATGCATTAGAGACCGCAAGGAACACGCAAAGAGAGGATCTCGTAAGAGAAGTTGCCGTCGAGAATGGCATTGTCCACTCCAGCTTGTTCCAGGACGAGGTGAATTCAGCTATTGAAGTTGCGTTACTCTGCACAAAAAGTAGGCCATCGGATAGACCGTCAATGCAAGAAGCACTAAAGCTGTTATCGACCGGGCTGAAGTCGACGACGAACGGCAGGGCTCTTGGAACACAAGGCCACAAAGCATAA